tagagcatcttcaacgggCGCACAAAAACTGCTCTGCGCATTAAAATTTATGTTTTTTGGGTGCCAGACAGCTCCAGCAAAAGCTGTAAAATAATACACGCGCAAAAAAAGTTTGGGCACGCGCTAAAAGGCGTTATTAGAAGCTGCAAATTTGGGGCGCTGGATTGCGCGCTTCATAATTTGCACTGCGTGTTTTTTTAGGCGCGCGTTTTTGGCATCTGGTAAACCAATGTTGGGTCCGGCGCGCTAAAAGTGCTACAGTGACGCGCTAAAACTATTTTAGCGTGCGAAACTTTTGTgcgcctgttgaagatgctcttagtatGCGGGGCCCGCTCACCGCTCTCCATCCCATCCTTATCCTCTCTCATCCATCTTCTTCGTCGTTCCCCATCCCCTCTCTCTCGGTTTTTCACACGCTTGATAGAGGAAGAGAGAGGCTCGATCCAAAGGCTGACCACCGTTGCTTCCAACCATGGGGCCGGTGCGCATCCCGCTGCAAAACACCAACCGCTTCTGCAAGCCAAAGCACGACCGGCATTTGTTGCCGCATGCAGGGGAAAGCTGCGTGCCGAGGATATCTGCAACGACGCCGCTTGCTGCAGGGAGGGGCTCGTCGATGCTGAGTCGTCGGGGCCAATGGTGCTGCGGTGCAGCGTTGTAGTGTTGCGGGGTTCGCCGGTGTTGCTATGACACATCATCGGGCCGCCGGTGTTTCTATGCAGCGTCACCGGGGCGCAGTGTCGTGGGGGTCGCCAGTGTTGCCATGCTGCGTCGCCGGGGTAGCCGGTTTTTCTATGTAGCGTCGCCGGGGTTGCCGGTGTTGCTATGCAGCATCGCCCAGGCTGCATTTGGAGCGCCGCCGGGTCATTGAAGCCGCGGTGGGGATGGAACAGACTCCGCCGGGGCTGCAATGAAGCTTCATCAGAGCTGCATTGAATCTATCGTCGGAGCCACAATGAAGCTTCGTTGGAGGCATCGCACTCGGTGTTGCCATGGAGCAGTCGCCGGTGTCTCCCAGTGCTGCGATGCAGCAGTCGCCGCTGGCTCCATCCACCAGCAGCACGAGTGGTGTTGCAACATAGCATGGTGGTGGCAGCCGCTGGAGTTGAGGAAGATGCCCTAGCGTGTCCCGACGAGCACACAACAGCAGCCCTTGCAACAACGGCAGCATCGGACGCCTTGCCACAGCAGTCCCCAGTCGTAGcatgagtaaatagcataaaactaccacttttcgtgctagggttttaaaaaaccaccacttttttgtttgtgactgatacctaccacttttctcgtcggctgtttcaaaaaacccaaattgcTGAGGATTTAACAATTGATCGTGATTATGGCAGTCGGGGCCCGCATGTAAGAGAACTAATCgtttgaccgtttgtttgaccgttaactgacttgcggggcccacatgtcagtgtctcttcCATAGATTTATTTATAGAATAACCCCTACAACTATTTAAAAAGCGATCAGGCCCCTGGAATAATtttaaaaaagcaatcgggtccctgggGAGGTCGTCCTGCAGCTTGCACGCCCGCGCGCGGCGACCTCGTCGGGCTGCACGGGGCGGAGGATCTCCCAAGAGCCCCCTCCGTCCGCTCCCCCCTGCTCGGCCGTGCTGCAGGGCCGGCGACGCGCTCCCTCCGGCCGCTCCCGTGCCCAGCAAGGAGGCCAGCAGGAGGGGAGGGAGTTGGCCGAGCTCCGCCAGAGATGGGGCCGGGCGGCGCACGCGCCATAGGAGGCGAACtatggggaggagggaggaggcgtggTGGTCGGCTGCTCGCCGGCTGCCTCCGCGCCCGTGAGGTCCTGGTGCAACAGGACGGCGGCGAGGACTAGGAGGtgctccggggcggcggcggagctccagatCCGCATCCATGGCAGCGGCTCCTCCGTGCAACAGGACGAGTGCGGCACCACACTCCACGGTCTCTCCCCTACCCGCATCAGCGCCGCTACCGACGCCATGGACGCGGAGCACGGTGGCCTCGCGGGGCAGCTCGTGCAGGAGCACCTCGACCTTGCTTCTGCCTCCCTCGAGCTCGCCGCGGACGGCCTGCGTCGCTGCTGGAGCGCGCGCCTCCTGCCGTCGTGGGCGAGGCCGGCCTCTGCTACGGCCGCCGGAAGGCTTGCCggctgggagagagagagagatagataagggagagaaggaggaggaggaagacataactgacatgtgggccccacatgtaagttaacggtcaaaggaacggtcaaacaaacggttcgtttaggtGCGGGCCCGACTTGTCATAAACCGGTTTAATTTCTTAGCCACGGgcgttttgggttttttgaaacagccaacGCCGGTTTCGGTAGTTATCAGTCACAAACAAAAATATGGTAATTTTTTGGTACCACGAAAAGTGATAGTTTTATGCTATTCATTCGTCGTAGCACACTAGTGGTGTTGCAACGCAGCACATCGGCGGCCGCCGGAGTTGAGGGAGATGCTTCGGCTCGCCTCGGCGAGCGCACATGCATCATCATCAGCAGCAAGGCCTCCTTGCCGTAACGGAGGACGTCGCTGAGACGCGTGGGTGCCGAATTAAACGAGATCAGAGGAGAGAAGGCGTGATCTGCCTTATTGAGATTGAACGGCCATCAGCGCCAGATCAGACGGCtatattaggccctatataaatggataAATGGATAAAAAAAATACTCATTtaacaaagggtggattttattagctcaaaaagaagcatcaagaggatacaaactcAAAGAGCACAcaccggcctctgcatagctaggatgcacacagccaacacaaaCATGCACACACACGAAAAACAAGacggcaaatagcaaagtcatataagaccaaagctatgtgtaaccgaggaaaaaagaaaaacccCAAAATGATCGGAGCCACGATATGCAAACTACAGCAAACACCATATCCGCACCAATTATCTAATGACACCACATAGACGACGAGGTTCTTCAACAGTAATGCCTTGAAGAAGGGAGCGACACTCAAGCGTcgccgtcaccggatccaaccatcaaggccagaatctaggttttcaccctgaaaaatTAGTGAGAGCATATCCgggcaatgccttcaacaaggtaacgacatcaaaaaacatcgccattgccaggtataaccagcTCGGGTCAGACCTAGCCTTTCACCCCGGACCTCGCGACCGAGTGCTCGGTAGCACCACCATCAAAGTCATGCaagtgttgtcgccaccactttttcaCTATCCCAGCATTTACATGCAATGTGACCGCCGCCACTGCACAATCATTCCTCTGCGTCAAGTGCTCACCCATAATTTGCATCTCACTGCCGAAGTCAACCACTGGATCTTGAGATGAACCATAGATCTTGCAATGATCACCGCTGCCATGGAGCCGTAGGAGGTTGTTGCAGCACAGTGTGCAGTTACTCTTGCTCGGTCGACCGAATCTGAATCACCACCACCAAGCCGTGGATCATAGCGCCGCGGGTGGTCACCACCAGATCCATGGTTGCAGGCCCGTGAACCTTCATGGGATCACTACGCCCAGTAAACATGCCCGTGTAAGATGTCGTCGTAGATGACAATGCATCCGTACGCGAGCCATGGTGCCAACTGTAGCAAGGAGTCACCGCACTTCAGGATCAAGCACGCCGCCAAGAGCCCACAAGGGCCATCGGACGAATCCATGCACGAAGATCCAAGAGATGCCTGGTGAGCCATCGTGCCTCCATGTAAGCATGCATCTTGTACCATTGTACGTGCTTAACACATGCGAATGAGATGCCTTCTTCAGCCACCATCTGGAGTCCCTTGTACGTCCTCGCTAGAGGAGACATCGCACGAGACTGCGACGTGTAGCCATTGATCGACCACTTGATCCAGAGGGAAGACCCCGATGAGATCACATGCCGCCATGCAGCTCACACGGCGGGCGGCGCTGGCCAACCCCGCAGCACATCTGCTACAACTGCATCCCACTACACTGCCGCCACTGCATGGAGAATGagtcctcgccgtcgccgtcggccgcACGGACTTTGCCCGGCGAcgtcctccggcgacggcgaggggagCAGACTTAGAGCCTGCCGGTGGAGGCCGGAGGAGATGGCTGCCGCCCGTGTCGCCCGGAGACGACGCGGGGGCCGATCCGTTTTCCAGGAGTTAGCTATTAGACGCGGGGCCCAGCACCACCAAGAGAATGCATGTGTGCATTTTTTTTTAAAACTAACACATCGCTGTATTACTCAATAATGTTTGGAGGAATACAATTGATAGGGGGTTGCAAAGGCCAAAGATGACGCCCTACAGATAAACTAAGCGCATGTTTAGCGAGGCTATGTGCCTCCGTATTCGAGGCCCTTCCTTTGAAGACGAAGGAGCAATCCTGGAACTCCGATGATGTGATCCTGATCTCACGAATGATATGGCCGTGCTTGCCGCCGCTGCCTTCGTTGATTTCTGATACCGTTTCCTTACAGTCCGAGCCAATGACTATGTGTGTTTGCAAGAGATCGGTCGCCAAAGCCATGGCCTCGCGACAGGCTTTTGCATAATTGATGCCAACAAATCCGTCATTGTCAAGCCCATCACCTTCAGTTGCTTTTCTGTACAATTCCATTGCCTCCTCCATTACCTTGGGTTGCGATAGAAGTCGTGATCTTTTCTTACAAGATGGATGAACTTTGGATGAGAAGAAAGAGAGGAAATTTGTAAATGCTGACTCCCCTTTCCTCTTTCCTG
This region of Triticum aestivum cultivar Chinese Spring chromosome 2D, IWGSC CS RefSeq v2.1, whole genome shotgun sequence genomic DNA includes:
- the LOC123055974 gene encoding uncharacterized protein, coding for MIIIFELWFPTLLLVMPLLRRSELEADYIGMLLAAAAGFDPHAAAICLDKAGKRKGESAFTNFLSFFSSKVHPSCKKRSRLLSQPKVMEEAMELYRKATEGDGLDNDGFVGINYAKACREAMALATDLLQTHIVIGSDCKETVSEINEGSGGKHGHIIREIRITSSEFQDCSFVFKGRASNTEAHSLAKHALSLSVGRHLWPLQPPINCIPPNIIE